The nucleotide sequence TCCAATACCATAAACGGTTTCTCCAATTTTCTTTTTAAATAGCGAATATTTTATATCGAAAAACAAGTAGAATTTCTCTACTCTGGTTTTAAATAATTTTGCTGGTATAAAATGTCCTAATTCGTGTAAAACAATTAGTAATGAAAGGCTCAATAAAAATTGAGATATTTTAATAACAAACTCCATCTAGTCTTTGTCAAAATTTATAAACGCACAAAAGTAAAACTTTAAAGCTACATTATAAAACATAATAGACTATCATTAACGTTTCTTTATCTTTTTTAGGTGTAATTTAATAGCTTTTTTTAGGGTTTGTGTGTATTTTTGCACTCAATCTCTCATTTATAACTAAATAGCTACTAAATAATGCTAGAGTTTTTAAAAAAATTTAAATTTTTTGGAATAAGCCTTCTTATTCTTTCAATAATAATCATCTCCATTTTCTATTCTATTTTAAAACCAAAGAAAGTATTACCAGTTTATCAACCTGCTGAAGTAAGCACAGAATTGGTTGACAGTACTATTCAGCATAAAAAAAAATATCATCAAATAGCTGATTTTAGTTTAACAAACCAAAATGGTAAAACAATTACGCAGGAAGATTATAAAGACAAGATTTATGTGGCAGATTTCTTTTTTACTACGTGCCAAACTATTTGCCCTATTATGACAAAAAATATGCACGAAGTGCAGAAAACATTTATTGCTGATGATGAAGTGATGATACTATCACATACTGTGACTCCTGACATTGATACAGTTGCGCAATTAAAACGCTATGCAAACGAAAAAGATGTTAATGCCTCTAAGTGGAACTTAGTAACTGGAGATAAAAAACAAATTTATGAATTGGCTAGAAAATCGTACTTAGCAGTAAAAGATAATGGTGATGGTGGTCCTTT is from Pontimicrobium sp. SW4 and encodes:
- a CDS encoding SCO family protein; the protein is MLEFLKKFKFFGISLLILSIIIISIFYSILKPKKVLPVYQPAEVSTELVDSTIQHKKKYHQIADFSLTNQNGKTITQEDYKDKIYVADFFFTTCQTICPIMTKNMHEVQKTFIADDEVMILSHTVTPDIDTVAQLKRYANEKDVNASKWNLVTGDKKQIYELARKSYLAVKDNGDGGPFDMIHTENFMLIDKERQIRGYYDGTDMKDVERLIDDIKTLKASYKE